A portion of the Candidatus Zixiibacteriota bacterium genome contains these proteins:
- a CDS encoding flippase-like domain-containing protein, with translation MTLTAKKYLYFVLGLVISAVLIWALFRNIAFSDLWSALRGANYLWLIPNVALIVLTMYQRAYRWRFMVEPIGRVPFSKLLAATWIGFMANNVLPLRLGEFVRAYSLSSQHKQITKSASLATIFVERMVFDLVALLLIFGGVLYYSKIVLDESMRFGLNITIVVALVGLVLIFILARKPEQMGRAITRCLFFIPDSGTELIRSVLVKFARGLEFLRDARVTAWVGMQTLMIWLLMGISNIFVFFAFGLDLPLDASFVVLVVVSISILVPSAPGFVGVYHAGAVWSLVAYGVPKAEALSCALVLHAAQYIVVTLMGFIYLKKEHLSLKRLGEEASAGDHEPDEPKESESQPV, from the coding sequence CGGCCAAGAAATACCTCTACTTTGTTCTGGGCCTGGTTATTTCCGCGGTTCTGATTTGGGCGCTCTTTCGCAATATTGCTTTCTCCGACCTCTGGTCCGCCCTTCGGGGCGCCAACTATCTGTGGTTGATTCCCAACGTCGCTCTTATCGTCCTCACCATGTATCAACGCGCCTACCGTTGGCGGTTCATGGTGGAGCCTATCGGTAGGGTGCCTTTTTCAAAACTTCTGGCCGCCACATGGATCGGTTTCATGGCCAACAATGTACTGCCCTTACGGCTGGGTGAATTCGTGCGCGCCTATTCGTTGTCATCGCAACACAAGCAGATCACCAAGTCGGCTTCGCTGGCCACGATTTTTGTTGAGCGCATGGTTTTTGATTTGGTGGCGCTACTTCTGATATTTGGCGGCGTGCTGTACTATTCGAAAATCGTGCTGGATGAATCTATGCGGTTCGGACTCAACATCACCATCGTCGTCGCCCTGGTCGGATTGGTGTTGATCTTTATTCTCGCCAGAAAGCCTGAGCAAATGGGCCGTGCCATCACCAGATGTCTTTTCTTTATACCCGACTCGGGGACAGAATTGATCCGGTCGGTACTGGTCAAGTTTGCCCGCGGACTTGAATTCTTGCGTGATGCCAGGGTAACGGCCTGGGTTGGCATGCAGACATTGATGATCTGGCTCCTCATGGGCATCTCTAATATTTTCGTGTTCTTTGCATTCGGCCTGGACCTGCCGTTGGACGCATCATTTGTGGTACTTGTAGTGGTCTCGATCTCCATTCTGGTGCCATCGGCTCCCGGTTTCGTCGGCGTCTACCACGCCGGGGCGGTATGGTCGCTGGTAGCCTACGGAGTGCCCAAGGCAGAGGCTCTCTCTTGCGCCCTGGTGTTGCATGCCGCCCAGTACATTGTTGTCACTCTGATGGGATTCATCTATCTCAAGAAAGAGCACCTATCTCTCAAAAGACTTGGCGAGGAGGCCTCCGCCGGCGACCACGAGCCTGACGAGCCGAAGGAGTCAGAGTCGCAACCGGTGTGA
- a CDS encoding glycosyltransferase family 39 protein, with translation MKVKDAAFRQWIYFVLILAAILRLGFLASDKTLPVMWDARRYASAAVAVISFVDGTGPESSTDDRLDRHAFKFYYDKYIQGEKIDWQYYTPHSLTQARGDLFFAGPLYPAMLAAVFYLAPAADFTFARILGIIFDLLSVWLVILVAARLVGRRAAIVSGLVYAIYFPFIQTATMLLLETSTSFFILLAVYLLMRGTESNQRRYFVLTGLLCGMMVMHKPTSMLIGLPLVAGLYFYDRENSSPRQFLKRLVTVAIPAGCLFGPWLVITSLEYGQLALRDPAYAQSNLRQSSSIAFEGYDLDAVEKDFNSRPIYSDPLGQAGGYMGLFAKKFERLWSRPYNDFKRTFVIPNSVVEWLHTLIIVFGFIGMLALLLKSSPHAAWPVAICGYYTAIHLVFHSINRYSFNALPVVIICAAGCSVALYDALVSSPTRSRLMVIAGIVILLFGAIVQPSWVLSVVSGGVLSLGIVIATLILKTLLWFCALYLLSTVLLISAPYRSRLLFTAVVCGLFVICSWVPVLSRNNWAEFSCRLEVPDEGVGRRIYMTELSDDRLNEFWTLLIDMNVPEGEPPMFGITIGDRQMTLNLGREPLSRNFYPKPTYLEYARFEHHGIESFRQYAIIELDGADIQRWVRQDGYVDVSLQLGSESAPDGALNIYGSLGEPEYIPSVWFTSIERYVHRGDPRIRQVANFVSDSSLSYYIGSGESGTIREDDLSEAPGRQTGGYHILLENMDRDGGVLIY, from the coding sequence ATGAAGGTTAAGGATGCAGCCTTTCGTCAATGGATCTACTTTGTCTTGATACTGGCCGCTATCCTGCGCTTGGGTTTTCTGGCTTCCGACAAAACTCTGCCTGTCATGTGGGATGCGCGACGTTATGCCAGCGCCGCCGTGGCTGTAATCTCGTTCGTAGATGGCACGGGACCTGAGTCATCGACAGATGATCGACTGGATCGCCATGCTTTCAAGTTCTACTATGACAAATACATCCAGGGGGAGAAAATCGATTGGCAGTACTACACGCCGCATTCTCTGACTCAGGCACGAGGTGATTTGTTTTTCGCCGGTCCGCTCTATCCGGCCATGTTGGCCGCGGTGTTCTATCTTGCTCCCGCCGCCGATTTCACATTTGCGCGAATTCTCGGGATCATCTTTGATCTGCTTTCGGTGTGGTTGGTAATCTTAGTGGCGGCACGTCTGGTGGGACGCCGGGCGGCAATAGTCAGCGGTCTGGTATATGCCATCTACTTTCCCTTCATCCAGACGGCTACAATGCTATTGCTTGAGACCTCGACAAGTTTCTTCATCCTGCTTGCTGTCTATCTACTGATGCGTGGGACTGAGAGCAATCAACGTCGCTACTTCGTTTTGACCGGTCTGCTATGCGGTATGATGGTGATGCACAAACCGACTTCCATGTTGATTGGTCTGCCGTTAGTGGCGGGTCTGTATTTCTATGACCGAGAAAACTCGTCCCCGAGACAGTTTCTCAAACGGCTCGTAACGGTTGCCATACCGGCCGGGTGTCTCTTTGGTCCCTGGCTGGTGATCACTTCACTTGAGTATGGCCAATTGGCCCTGCGCGACCCTGCATACGCTCAATCCAACCTGCGCCAATCATCGTCGATCGCCTTCGAGGGATATGATCTGGACGCCGTTGAGAAGGACTTCAACAGTCGTCCAATCTACAGTGATCCGCTGGGCCAAGCGGGCGGTTACATGGGACTGTTCGCGAAAAAATTCGAGCGTTTGTGGAGCAGGCCGTACAACGACTTCAAACGCACCTTCGTGATTCCGAACTCAGTGGTAGAGTGGCTTCACACCTTGATCATCGTGTTTGGGTTTATCGGTATGCTCGCACTGTTGCTCAAAAGTAGCCCTCATGCGGCCTGGCCGGTTGCCATTTGCGGATACTACACGGCAATACATCTGGTCTTTCATTCGATCAACCGGTATAGTTTCAATGCTCTGCCCGTGGTCATAATCTGTGCAGCCGGTTGCTCAGTTGCGCTATATGATGCCCTGGTGAGTTCTCCGACCAGGTCGCGTCTGATGGTCATCGCGGGAATAGTGATCCTTCTGTTCGGAGCCATCGTCCAGCCGTCGTGGGTGTTGTCAGTGGTATCGGGCGGCGTGCTGTCGTTAGGAATCGTGATTGCGACATTGATTCTCAAGACCCTCCTGTGGTTTTGTGCTCTCTATCTGCTCAGCACGGTGCTCTTGATCTCGGCGCCTTATCGGAGTCGTCTTTTGTTTACCGCGGTAGTGTGCGGTTTGTTTGTGATTTGTAGTTGGGTGCCTGTGCTTTCTCGCAACAACTGGGCGGAATTCAGTTGTCGCCTGGAGGTTCCCGACGAGGGGGTCGGCAGGCGCATATACATGACAGAATTGTCGGATGATAGATTGAACGAGTTCTGGACGTTGCTCATCGATATGAATGTGCCGGAAGGGGAGCCGCCGATGTTCGGCATCACTATTGGTGATCGACAAATGACATTGAACCTCGGTCGTGAACCACTCAGCCGGAATTTTTATCCCAAGCCTACCTACCTGGAATACGCGCGGTTTGAACATCATGGAATCGAGTCGTTTCGGCAGTACGCTATCATCGAGTTGGACGGGGCCGATATTCAGCGCTGGGTCCGACAGGATGGCTATGTCGATGTATCGCTGCAACTCGGCTCGGAAAGCGCTCCTGACGGCGCTCTGAACATTTATGGAAGTCTGGGCGAACCAGAATACATTCCGTCGGTTTGGTTCACTTCGATTGAACGGTATGTCCATCGAGGCGACCCACGGATTCGACAGGTTGCGAATTTCGTTTCTGATTCATCGCTTTCTTATTATATTGGTTCAGGCGAATCGGGGACGATCCGGGAGGACGATCTCTCTGAAGCTCCGGGTCGACAAACCGGAGGATACCATATTCTCCTGGAGAACATGGATCGGGACGGCGGCGTGCTGATCTACTAA
- a CDS encoding Gfo/Idh/MocA family oxidoreductase, with amino-acid sequence MKVGVIGCGYWGPNLIRNFNALDDVEVAAVCDGRSERLDFIHRQFPAIKTLTGEADDILKATDIDAVIIATPVSAHYPLGMEALANGKHLFMEKPFTATTEQAESLINLGEQKNLQIMVDHTFIYTGAVQTIKRFIDDGELGELFYFDSVRVNLGLFQHDVNVIWDLAPHDVSIMDYLIDRPPIAIAATGVAHFENGIENIAYISTYYEGNLLGHIHVNWLAPVKVRKTLVSGSRKMVIYDDTEPSEKVKVYDSGVEIVEDKNAIYDLLVQYRTGDMLAPKLDSTEALKLVSSEFYNAVNENRAPRTDGRAGLRVVRILEAANRSIRDNGRVVELS; translated from the coding sequence ATGAAAGTTGGAGTAATCGGCTGCGGCTATTGGGGGCCGAATCTCATACGTAATTTCAATGCCTTAGATGACGTCGAAGTGGCGGCTGTCTGTGATGGTCGATCCGAACGTCTTGACTTCATACATCGTCAGTTCCCGGCCATCAAGACGCTGACCGGCGAAGCTGACGATATTCTCAAAGCGACTGATATCGATGCGGTGATAATCGCCACGCCTGTTTCTGCCCACTACCCGCTGGGGATGGAGGCGCTGGCCAACGGCAAACATCTGTTCATGGAGAAGCCGTTTACGGCGACGACCGAGCAGGCCGAGAGTTTGATCAACCTGGGTGAGCAGAAGAATCTGCAAATCATGGTGGACCATACTTTCATCTACACAGGTGCTGTGCAAACGATCAAGCGATTCATCGACGACGGCGAACTGGGCGAGTTGTTTTATTTTGACTCGGTGCGAGTAAACCTCGGACTGTTCCAGCACGATGTCAATGTCATCTGGGACCTGGCGCCGCACGATGTATCGATTATGGATTATCTGATTGATCGACCACCGATTGCAATTGCCGCCACCGGTGTGGCTCACTTTGAGAATGGTATTGAAAACATAGCCTACATCTCAACCTACTATGAAGGCAATCTGCTGGGCCACATCCATGTCAACTGGCTGGCTCCGGTCAAGGTCCGCAAGACGCTGGTATCGGGCTCTCGCAAGATGGTCATCTACGATGACACCGAACCGTCTGAAAAAGTGAAAGTGTACGACAGTGGGGTTGAAATAGTCGAAGACAAGAACGCCATTTACGATCTGCTGGTCCAGTATCGAACCGGTGACATGCTGGCGCCCAAGCTGGACTCCACCGAAGCGCTCAAGCTGGTCAGCAGCGAATTCTACAACGCCGTCAACGAAAACCGCGCACCGCGCACGGATGGTCGGGCCGGATTGCGGGTGGTGCGTATTCTCGAAGCCGCCAATCGGTCTATTCGAGACAATGGTCGCGTGGTCGAACTGAGTTAA
- a CDS encoding N-acetyltransferase, with the protein MNERDYFVHPKAICQSKNIGSGTRIWAFCNVQEGAVIGGDCNVCDHCFVESGVVVGDRVTIKNGVSLWWGVRLEDDVFVGPNAVFTNDVKPRSKVYHDEPDPSLIRQGATIGANAVIIARLTVGRYAFIGAGAVLTKSAPDFTMWLGNPARQAGFVCKCAERLTTPDGQSSPILSCTCGLKYRLAAGQLTLLPNGGEGAA; encoded by the coding sequence ATGAACGAGCGAGACTACTTTGTGCATCCAAAAGCAATATGCCAAAGCAAAAACATCGGCAGCGGTACGCGCATCTGGGCCTTCTGCAACGTGCAGGAAGGGGCGGTGATCGGCGGCGACTGCAACGTTTGCGACCATTGCTTCGTCGAGAGCGGTGTGGTCGTGGGTGACCGAGTAACCATCAAGAACGGAGTGTCGTTGTGGTGGGGCGTCAGGTTGGAGGATGATGTATTCGTCGGTCCCAATGCAGTCTTCACAAACGATGTAAAGCCCCGCAGCAAAGTGTACCACGACGAACCGGACCCAAGCCTCATCAGGCAGGGCGCCACGATCGGCGCCAACGCCGTGATTATAGCCCGCCTGACGGTCGGGCGCTACGCCTTTATCGGCGCCGGTGCCGTGCTGACCAAAAGCGCACCGGATTTCACGATGTGGCTGGGCAATCCGGCCCGACAGGCGGGATTCGTTTGCAAGTGCGCTGAGCGTCTCACAACTCCCGATGGTCAATCAAGCCCGATTCTGAGTTGCACCTGCGGACTCAAGTATCGACTCGCTGCCGGCCAACTCACCCTGCTTCCGAACGGG